In Plasmodium relictum strain SGS1 genome assembly, contig: PRELSG_00_v1_445, whole genome shotgun sequence, the following proteins share a genomic window:
- a CDS encoding fam-h protein, translated as MNKKNNIILISNYRMHPRYYSHLSKSFITTDMLTLKIYSKRENKNILYFLIKFFIFTFLIWISQCSNNWNTYETWNYENNLKNILNLGDKRALAESNDTIKQKKGLQCHGQQGMMTINLESNNEQIEIEQNLNAEHEDEIETKEKNKKVKLTEKILSKCKNNLKLVASSFAFFSSLFLVSLIIASQFTYNVPFHNFFYVLPSLSLVIISIILTHERIEIKYKNKF; from the exons atgaacaagaaaaataatattattcttatatCAAATTATAGGATGCATCCCAGATACTACTCCCATTTATCTAAGAGCTTTATTACTACAGATATGttaacattaaaaatatatagtaaaagagagaacaaaaatatattatattttcttataaaattttttatatttacctTTTTAATTTGGATATCGCAATGTTCTAATAAT tGGAATACTTATGAAACGTggaattatgaaaataacttaaaaaatatattaaatttaggAGATAAAAGAGCATTAGCAGAAAGTAACGATacaataaaacaaaaaaaaggattACAATGCCATGGACAACAGGGTATGATGACAATAAATTTAGAATCAAACAATGAGCAAATTGAAATAGAGCAGAATCTAAATGCAGAACATGAAGATGAAATAGAGacaaaagagaaaaataaaaaagtaaaactTACTGAGAAAATTTTAAGCAAAtgcaaaaataatttaaaactaGTTGCTTCATCCTTTGCATTTTTCTCCTCTCTTTTTTTGGTTTCATTAATTATTGCAAGTCAATTCACTTATAATGTAccatttcataattttttttacgtATTGCCTTCTTTATCTCTTGTAATAATTTCAATTATTTTGACACATGAAAGgattgaaataaaatataaaaataaattttaa